TTACTATCTTACTTGATATACCTGTTGAGGAAGGCCTGAAGAAACGCGCTGTCAGAATCTTTGACCGTATGGAGGCCAAGCCGCTTTCATATCACAAGAGGGTGAGAGAGGGCTATCTTACATTGGCGCGTCAGGAAAGCAACAGAATCAAGGTCGTGAAGGTTGAAAAAAGAATTAAGGATACAAAAGCAAAGATATTAAAGATCGTAAAAGAAAAGCTATGGCTTGGTTAGATGTTAAAGGGCACAAGGATGTTGTAGGTTTTCTTGTTAATGCGCACAAGAATCATAGGTTAGGGCATTGTTTTCTTTTTCTGGGACCAGAAGGCATTGGCAAGAGACGCCTAGCAGGAGAATTTGCCAAATTCCTACTTTGTGAAGCGCCTACTGAATTCGGTGCTTGTGGTAAATGCAGAAGTTGTCTACAGGTTACCTCGGACAATCATCCTGATCTGCACATAATTTCAAGAGGGGAATTGGGTTGGATAAAGATAGGAGATATCCGTGCATTACAGAGTCAAATTCACCTATCGCCGTTTAGCGGTAAACATAAAATTTTTATCATTGATAATGCACATATGTTAACACAGGATGCGGCAAATTCGTTGCTTAAATTTATGGAAGAACCTCCTCCGGGCGCAATATCTGTCCTGATAACCAGTCAAATAGATTCTATCCCGGAGACGCTGGTTTCGCGTTGTCAGCGATTGTATTTTTCATCTCTTTCATCCCAGGAGATCGAAGAGACATTGTCTGAAACCTTACCTCATGATAGAGGACTCATAAATTTCATAGCGCGTTTTTCAGAGGGCAGATTAGGTCGTGCTATATCGCTTATCAAGCGCAAAGACATCCAGTCAGCAAAAAATAGATTGTTGAGAAATATAATAGATAATAATTTAGCCTTAGATGATTTCGCAGTTAATCTAAATAGAGAAAATCTGAATATGCTAATAGAATTCACGCTGCTTTTCTTCAGAGATATATTGTTGCTTAAGGCGGGATTAGGAAAAGAATTTTTAGTTAATTTTGATGAGGTCGACACATTGACGTCACTTGCTTCTAAAATGGAAATGCCTGAAATTAAAGACGCCCTAGAGGACATCTTGAAGGCACAGGCCTTAAGTAGAACTAATGTAAATTGCAAAATATTGCTGAGATGGCTAGAGGTTCAGCTTCAGAAAAAATTGAGGTTTAATTATGCCTGATAAAGTGCATGTAAGAATACGTGAGTTCGGACCGATTAATTGCTTTAAATGTAGCAACCTGCGATTAAATGGTAACGAGGTAGTGATTCTTGAGGCAGAGCGAGGCGTAGACTATGGCCGCGTGATTATAGATAGCAGCAAACATCTGGGCGGAAAGCTAGAAGTTCCTTTGCGTAAGATTATAAGGATAGCCACAAAGTCTGATTTAGAGCATATAAAGAAAAATAATGCCGCAATAAAAGGTGTTATTGATACTTGTCTAAAGAAGATTGAAGAGCATAAGCTGGCAATGAAATTAATTGAAGCGGAGCATTCTTTTGATAAAGGCAAATTAATATTTTATTTTACTTCAGAGGGCAGGGTAGACTTCAGGGAGTTGGTAAAGGATTTAGCCAAGCTGTTTAAGACGAGAATCGAACTTAGGCAGATTGGCGTGCGCGACGAGGCGAAAATGTTTGGTGGTTATGGTTGTTGCGGCAGGGAATTGTGCTGTGTTAGATTCTTGAGAGAATTTGAGCCGGTAAGCATTAAAATGGCCAAGGAGCAGCACCTACCTCTTAATCCACCTAAGATTTCCGGGCTTTGCGGAAGGTTGATGTGCTGTCTTTCTTATGAGCATCATACATATAGAGAGATAACTAAGGATTTACCTCGCGAGGGTGAACGCCTAAATACGCCTGAAGGCAGAGGCAAGGTTATTAGTGTCAATCCGCTAACTAGAAAGGTTATCGTCGAAGTTGAAAAGGGAAGATGCGTTGAATTAAAGTATGGATGCCGACATGGCTAAATTTTATATTACAACCCCAATCTATTATATTAATGCGAAGCCTCACTTAGGCCATTCTTATACCAATATTGCTGCGGATTGTATTAGCCGTTACAAGCGTCAATTAGGCTATGATTGTTTTTTTCTTACAGGCACAGATGAACATGGCCAAAAGGTTGCTGAGGCTGCCAAGTTTGCGAATAAGACTCCGCAGGAATTTGCAGATGATACAGTCACCGTATTTAAGGACTTATGGAAGACCCTGCTTATATCTTGTGATGATTTTATCCGCACTACGCAAGACAGACACAGAGATTGCGTAAAGAAGATTCTGAATACACTTCATGATAACGGGGATATCTATAAGGCATCCTATAATGGTTGGTACTGTGTTCCTTGTGAGACATTCTGGACCGACTCACAACTCGTGGCTCGATACTGCCCAGACTGCAAGCGTCCCATCGAAAAAATCCAAGAGCAGAATTATTTTTTCAAACTCTCGAAATATCAGGATTGGCTGCTTGAATTTATAAAAGAGCACCCTGATTTTATCTGTCCTCGTTCACGCTATAATGAAGTCTTAAAATTCCTGGAATCAGAGAAACTTTTGGATTTATGTATCTCTCGTCCGAAATCACGTATTTCCTGGGGCATAGTATTTCCCTTTGATGAAGATATGGTTACCTACGTCTGGTTTGATGCACTTATCAACTATATAAGTGCCTTAGGCTTTGGTAGGAGAGATGAATCCAAAATGAAGAGATTTTGGCCTGCAGATATTCATCTTATGGCAAAGGATATCTTAAGACAGCATGCGATTTACTGGCCGATAATGCTTAAGGCCCTTAATCTTCCTCTGCCCAAGAAGGTATTTGCACACGGCTGGTGGATGGTTGAGGCAGGCGATTTATCAGCAGAAGGCGTTAAGATGTCGAAATCAAGAGGAAATGTGGTAGATCCGCTTGATTTGGTTGAGCAATTTGGCATTGACGCATATCGCTATTTTCTTTTAAGAGAGTTTCCCTTTGGGTTAGACGGAAGGTTTTCTTTGCGGGCATTGATTAAAAGATACAACAGCGATTTAGCGAATGACCTTGGGAATTTAGTATACAGAACACTTACCATGATTGAGAAGTATTTTAAGGGTAAAATCCCTAAAGCTGATCTGGAAGATTTCACATTAAAAAATGCTAAAGGTTTAATAGAAGAGATCGATAAGATAGATAGTAAAATAGATGAATCTATGGAAGGCCTAGCCTTTACCAGTGCCTTAGACGCTATTTGGCACTTAATTAATGGGGCCAATAAATTTATAGAAGAGGTAAAACCCTGGCAACTCTACAAAAATAAAGACTTGAAAGATTTAGCCAAATTTATTGTGTTGTTAGTCCAAATCCTGAAAAAGGTGAGTTTTCATATTGGGCCGTTCATGCCAAATACATCCGTTAGCATCATCCAGCAGTTAGGCGATAGTGAAGTTAAAAAAGGCGAACCTCTTTTTCCTCGAATTCAAACTTAATGCAGCTTATAGATACACATTGCCATTTAGATTTTCCTCAATTTAATATTGATCGAGATAGCGTAATTGAGCGGGCAAAAAATAGTGGAATTACTAATATAATTGATGTCGGAGCAAGTATTGAAAGTTCTGAGGCAGCAATAGCTTTAAGTAAGCAATATGATTTTATTTATGCAGCTGTTGGCGTTCATCCCCACGAAGCAGATAGGCTAAAGCAGGGTGATTGGCTTTTAATTGAGAAATTAATCAGTCAGGATAAGGTTATTGCTGTAGGAGAAGTTGGACTTGATTACTACCGTAATCTTTCTTCACCTGCCAGGCAAAAAGATGTATTTAAGAGATTTATTCTACTTGCTAACAAATTTTCCTTGCCACTGATTGTCCATTGTCGAGAGGCAGAGGAGGATGTCCTTTCACTCCTAAAGGATAATCTGAATACAAAGGCGATAATGCATTGTTTTTCAGGTAATGAGGCCTTTTTGAAGAGATGTTTAGATTTAGGTCTTTATGTTTCATTCACCTGCAACGCTACTTATAAAAAAAGCGACAATTTGAGGAATGTTATATCACTTACGCCCAGGGATAGATTTTTCCTTGAGACTGACGCACCCTATCTTGCGCCGCAGACCATGCGTGGTAAGCGTAACGAACCAGCCTATTTAAAATATTTAGTAGCTGAATTAGCTTCTATTTTAAAATTAGATGAAGAGACCATAGCAGATGAGACCACTAAAAATGCCAAGCGTTTTTTTAATCTAGAGAGATGTCAGTAAAGACGATTCAATACCTTAAAGGAAAAATCAGGATTATCGACCAGAGAAAGCTGCCCGCTAAATTGTGTTATATGGATTGTGCTGATGTTAAGAGTCTCTGGTGGGCAATTAAGAGATTGGCAGTTCGTGGCGCTCCTGCTATCGGGATTGCGGCTGGCCTTGGGGTCTATCTGGGCATCAAGGATTCAAGGGCGAAGGACTTTAAGGAATTTAAGAGTCAGTTAGAGAAGGTTACACGCTATCTTGCTAAGAGTCGTCCTACTGCGGTTAATCTTTTTTGGGCCTTAGAAAGAATGACGTCTATAGCTAAGAAGAATTCCTACCAGCCTATCCCTGTTATAAAGAAACTCTTAAAAAATGAGGCATTCAAGATTTTGGAAGAAGATAGATTTATCTGCCGTAAAATGGCCCGCTATGGCTCTGGGCTAATAAAGAATCAAGATAAGGTCCTAACTATATGCAATGCGGGTGCCTTGGCAACTGCAGATTACGGTACTGCCTTAGGAGTGTTTTATGAGGCAAAAAAAGAAAGAAAAAGAATAAAGGTCTATTCTTTAGAGACAAGGCCGCTGTTGCAGGGCGCGAGATTAACTTGTTGGGAATTACAGCGAGAGGGAATTGATGTAACCTTGATCTGTGATAACATGGCAGCAGATTTGATGCGTAAAAAAATGATTGATAAGATATTTGTTGGTGCGGATAGAATTGCCAGAAACGGTGATACAGCCAATAAGATAGGAACCTATAATTTAGCAGTATTGGCAAGGTTTCATGCAATTCCTTTTTATGTTGTGGCTCCTAAATCTACCTTTGACCTTAAATTGAAAAGCGCAAAATTTATTCCTATTGAACAACGTGATAAAAGAGAAGTTACTCATATCAGAGATAGGTGTATTGCCCCTTCTAGGATAAAGGTCTATAATCCGGCCTTTGATGTAACCCCTGCTGAGCTAATAACTGCAATTGTTACAGAGAAAGGCATAATCAGGCACCCCCTTAGAAAGAACATAACCGCGAAACTTTAGCTAAAGTCTTTGTTTTAATATGAAACGCCTAAAGGATATTGGTGAATTTGGATTAATTGAACGTATAAGGAAGAGACTGAGGCCTTGTCCTGGTTGTATCAAGGGTATTGGTGATGATGCAGCTGTTTTGGTTTCCAAAAGAGAAGAATTTATGTTGCTGACCACTGATAGTCTTGTAGAAGGAGTTCATTTTAAAAAAGGCGATAATCCTAAGGCTATTGGCCGCAAGGCTATTTCTGTTTCTATCAGCGATATCGCGGCCATGGGCGGAGAACCTCAATACTGCACAACCTCTATTGGCGCACCTGGCGATATGTCCCTAAATAAAATTGATAATATTTTTTCTGGGATTCTGCAAAGGGCAAAGGAATTTAAAGTTGCGATAGTAGGAGGCGATACTGTTCGATCAAAAAATTTAATAATTAATACTGCCCTGATTGGCAAGGTAGAAAGAAAGTCTCTAGTCACACGTGATGGAGCAAGGGTAAATGATATTATTTTCCTAAGCGGCAGAGTGGGTGGTTCATCTTGCCTCAAGCGCCATTTAAACTTCAGGCCACACTTGGAAGAAAGCAGGTTTCTAGTAAAAAATTTTCGGATTAATTCCATGATTGATTTATCAGATGGTCTGTTTAGCGATTTATGCAAACTCTGCAAGGAAAGTAATGTAGGAGCCGTAATCTATGAAGAGCTGATTCCGTTTAATAAAGACGTGAATCTTACCTCGGCCCTATATGAAGGAGAGGACTTTAAGCTTCTTTTTACTGTTGCGCCAGATATGGCTAAGAAGGTTTCTGCTATTTACGATTATAGATTTTTTCCCATTGGTCATATCCAAGACAAAAGATTTGGTCTGAAGTTAGTCGGAAAAGGCCCTAATAGAGAAGAGGTCAGTTTAGCTGATAAATCCTTCAAGCATTTTAGATGAGTTGATCCATGAAGATTATTACTACAACCTCACCTCGCAAGACATTCGACTTTGGTGTTTTTATTGCACATCAATTAAACAAGGGAGATATAATTTGTCTTTTTGGTCAACTAGGCAGTGGAAAGACGGTTCTTATTAAAGGCATCGCCTCTGGTCTGGAGATTGCTAAAGATATTGTCAGTAGTCCTTCTTTTGTGCTTTTAAAGCAATACAAAGGCAGTATGGTCTTAAATCATTTTGATCTATTCCGATTAAAAAAAATAGAAGAGATTTTGGATTTAGGTTTTGAAGAATATGTTTACTCCAATGACATAAGCGTGATTGAGTGGGCAGAACGTTTAGGTGATTGCCTGCCGCAAGACTTTTTAGGAATAAAACTTACTATCCTTGGAGCTAATAAAAGAAGGCTTAGTCTTTTTGCAAACGGCGCACATTATAAGAGCTTGCTTAAGAATCTAAAATGAATATATTGGCAATTGAATCTTCTTCCCAGATTTTATCTGTAGCCTTAAGCTGTAAAGGTTCGCTTAGGTGTCAATTTAGAAGCTCAAGACAATTTAAGTCTGAACACATTACAGGCCTTATCAAAAAAAGCCTTGATGAGTCTGGATTGAAGATTTGCCAATTAGATTATATTGCTGTAGGCTTAGGGCCAGGTTCCTTTACAGGTTTGCGGGTAGGAATTGCTACAGCCCTAGGATTAGCTCAAGGGGCGGGTTTGGAAATTATTGGCATTGGAAGCCTGGATCTGATCGCTGCAAATGTTAGTGGTGTTGGAAATTCTGATATTTGTGCTATTGTTGATGCACGTAGAGATAATCTATATGCTGCTATATATCAGCGTCCAAAACATAAAAAGAGATTAGCCTTGAGGAAAAAGATGGATTATTCTCTTCTAAAATCAGAAGAATTATTAAAGAAAATAAATTCTCCCACCATTTTTGTTGGAGATGGCTTGGAAAATTTTAAAGAAAAGTTAGGAAAGAAAAAGTCAAGGATAGCATCTTTTGCATCGAAAAATTTATGGTTTCCCAGGGCGAGCGTTCTTTGCAATTTAGCCCTTGAGTCCCTAAAAAATAAAAGAAATATCAACAGGGATAGAAATAAATTGTTGCCGATTTATCTTTACCCTAAGGAGTGCCAGATTCGCAATGCAAAAGAAAAAAAATAAACAATTGCCTCCATTAGTCTGGGCAGATATTGAGCTTTCAAGTATTGCCAGAAATTATTCCTGCCTCAAAAGAACAATAGGGCGCAAAGGTAAGATTATGGCAGTTGTAAAGGCAGATGCTTATGGTCATGGACTTATTCCAGTGTCTTTGTGTTTGTCTCGGCTGGGTGCTGATTATTTGGCAGTGGCTTCGCTAGATGAGGCGTTGAGCTTAAGAGAGACTGGAATAAAAAAGGCGATTTTAGTGATTAACACTGTTGCTGATAATCAGCTGCAATATCTCATCAAACATGATATTACTGCGACAATCTCATCTCTGAGGCAGGCTAAAATTTTGAATGGTTTGGCCGCAGCTTTTAATAAAAATATAAAGGTGCATATTGAAATTGATACTGGAATGGGAAGGTGTGGCATTTGGTATAAACATGCTAGCAAGACAGTTAAGGACATTGTTAGTTTAGGGCGTATTGATGCAGAAGGAATTTTTACACATTTTCCTTGCGCTGATAGCGATATATCTTTTACAAAAAAGCAGATTACTAATTTTAAAAATCTTCTAGAGGAGCTTAAGGCGGCAGGCATTTATTTTAAATTGATCCATACTGCAAATAGCGCAGGAATTGTTAATTTTGCTCCTGATTACTGCAATATGGTAAGACCTGGCCTAATGCTCTACGGTGCTAGCTGGGATAAGAAGCTTAGGAAGAAATTGAAGTTAGAGCCAGCGATGAGCTTTAAAACACGCATTGTGTTTTTAAAGAAGGTCTCTAAGGGCCGGTCTATAAGTTATGGCAGGACATACATTGCTAAATCTCCCCGTATTATTGCTACAATTGCCGCAGGCTATGCTGATGGTTATAATCGTCTTCTTTCTGAAAGAGGAGAAGTGCTTATTAGAGGAAAGCGCGCTAGGGTAATAGGGAGAGTTTGTATGGACAGCACAATGGTTGATGTAACTTCAATAAAGGCAGCTAAGGTTGGAGATGAGGTAGTTTTATTTGGTAGGAAAGGCAAACATCTATTGGCTGTAGAAGAGATTGCCTATCTCTGTAAAACCATACCTTATGAAATATTCTGTAGTGTTTCTAAAAGAGTGAGGAGATTCTATAGAAAATGAATGACTCTGCTCGAAGAGAGCAGTTTAAGGCTGTCTTTTTATAAGCACTACCCCTATCAGAAAGAATGCCGCATTAGCCAGCCAGGCAGCAACTAAAGCCGGTATAAATCCTTCCTTAGCAAAGGCAATACTCATTGAATTAATCACATAATAAAAGAATGCCAGGACAATTGATATCCCTAAACTTGAGGCGAGTTGACCTTTTCTCTTTATAGAAAGAGAAAAGGGTATGCTAATGAACATAAGTATAACCGCAGTCATGGGAGAAGAAAATCGACTCTTTATTTCTACATTGAAGTTTCTTAAGACAGCTTTTGCATTTGTGTGTTTTAACCTCTGGCGGTAGTCTCTAAGTTGTTTGACATTCATATAGGAAATCTTAAGTTGCTGTTTCCTTATGTCCTGAGGAGTATCTTCGAAATTCATCACCTTTGCCTTCATATATTCAGGTTCCCCTACAAGTTCATTGTTTAATCCGTATTTGTAGGTTATACAATCATATAAAATCCAGCGCCCATCTTTATATTCTCCAGAACCGGATACGATTTTGGCAGTAACGTTCTGATTCTCATCTTGTTCAAAGATGACAATTCCACTTAAAGTGTTATCCTTAGGGTCAAATAGACTTATAAAAAATAGTCTGTTATCCAGGCCATAGATTGCAGCATTCCTAATAGGCTGGTCTGAGAGATGTTTATCTTTCATACCCATCTGTTTTACTTTTATTTCCAATAGTTTATATTGGGAGGCAGGCAGGATTCTCTCGCTGACGAAAAAGACGAGACAACTTATAGCCAATCCTGTAATTAGCACCACTCTTGTTATTTGCCAGATGCTTAGACCAGATGAGCGCATGGCAATAATCTCATTAGTATTATTAAGACGCGAAAGCGTGTAGACCATAGCCAGAAGGGCAGCTACGGGTGCAATTTCAATAAAAATTTTCGGGGTAAATGCAAGATAATATACTCGTAGTGTATCGAAATCGAGTTGATTTTTTATTATCTCATCAAGATTACTGAAAAGGTCAATAATGATATATAAAGAGAGGAATATAGTGACTGTAGCGATAAAGGCGAGAATGAATAGTCCTACTAGATATTTATCTAAGATACGCATATTCTAAAATTAAGAATTACACCCCAGGTTAAATAGATAATGTCAGGTACCCACATAATAACTGGTGGCAGGAATAGTTGTGATACTATGGCCTGTGCTCCTAGGTGGAGAATGAAATAGAGAAGCGCTAAGAAGAAGGCGACTGCTATGCTACTTTTCTTTCTGTGGTGCCGACCCAAAGCAAGGGCAATAGGACAACCCAGTAAAGCAAAGATAAAAGGAGAAACAGAAAAGGCCATTCTTTTATGGATTTCAGTGATAAGAGGGTGGGCTTGGATCCCTATATCCTTTAGCTCTTCTGATTTAGAAAACAGCTCTGCAACGGTTAAATTTTTAGGTTTTATGTCTATCTCCCTGTTTTGTCCTGCCAGGTTTAAAGTCATGAAGAAAGTCCTAAATTGCAATTTATAGTAGTTTTCCGGGTTTGTTGGGTCTATTTCATCGCTAGTACCGTTCATAAGCTTGAGTTTGATCTTCTTTTCATTTGGGAGGGAAATGAATTCACCCTTTTTTGCCACAATTGTTCTTGTGGGTTTGTCTTTTTGTGGCTCATATATACGTACCTTGTTTAGCTTGTTGCCATCTATATCGTAAATAAACAGAATATAGCGTTCGAAGGAATTAATGAATACGCCTGGCTCTAATGCTGCCGCAGGATTCTTAAGTCCGACTTCTGTAAGCGCCCTTTTTGAGGCTAGAAGCGTGCGGCTGATGATGCGGTCATTTAAAAGAAAAAGCACAAGACTTAAAATTACGCCCACAGTTACAAACGGTGCAATTAGATGCCAGAGGTTAACACCGCTTGTTCTTATGGCAAGAAGTTCATTATCAGATCCAAGTCGGACAAAGGTAAAGAGTATTCCGACAAGAAAAGCAACAGGCAGGGTATAGCTAGCAAGATATGGGATATAAAGTGCAAATAATTTAAATACCATTAGGATACTTACGCCTTTGTTGACGACCATATCAACTAATTTTATCAAGTTACCCATCAGCATCACAAAGGTAAGGATGAGCAGGGAGAGAATAAAGGGAGATATGAATTCTTTTAAGAGATAGTTTCTAATAATTTTCATCGATAATTATTTTTTACTTAGAGTCGTGTTCTGGCAAGAGTTAATACATCCACGCGCCAAGCACCGTCTTGCTTTAGAGCATTAGCAATTTCAGAGACCGTTGAACCCGTTGTAAAAACATCATCAATAATCAATACCTTTTTATCTTTGAAGGCATCTTTGCAGCTTACCCTGAAGGCATCCTTGACATTGTTAAGGCGTTCCCTGACCTTAAGTTGAGCTTGTGGATGATACCTGTGCTTACTAGTTAATTTACCACAACTTATTGGGATGTCAAAGTAAGATTGGATGTCTCCTGTTAAAATCTGACTGTGGTTAACGTCTCTTTGGCGTAATCGCGCAGGATGCATGGGAACAGGCAGAAGTAAATCATAATCTTGCATTGGCAAATGAGAGTCTTTTATGAACCGGGTTAAGATCGGAGTGAACAATTTTTTTAGTTTCAGCTTCAAATTATATTTGAAAAGATGAATCAATTTTTTAAGAGGCTCTTCATAAATACATGCACTCCAAGCACGGTCAAAGTGAAAATTTCTATTCTTACAAGCAGGACAACTTTTGTTATAGTCTAAATGCAATGTAAGGCCGCATCTTTTGCAGAAGATACCCCTGTTGTATTTGATTTTTTGATAGCAACATTGGCATATAAGATTTTCGCTTAAATCCGCCCTAAGCATTGTATTGCAAGAAAGACATTTTGCAGGGTATATTATATTTATGAGGGGTCTTAGTAAGCCTGTGGACATATTTTGATTTAAGTCCAATGTGCTAGCGAGCAAGAGGAACCCAAATATATTAGCATTCAAGACCTCATTTGTCAATCAAACTAGTTTTTCCCAAATAAACCAGCCCTCAGTTTCTGGTTAGAGATGTCTTGATTACTTCAAAAGCTTGAGTCAAACCATTGACAATTAAGTGAATTCTTAGTACAATGAAAATGGTTTATTTTAAATTAATTATGTCCCAAATAGAAGATTTAAATACATATCGAAAGAAGCTTTTTACTCTTATAGCGAAAGATGCTTACCATAAGCAGGCAATTATTTTATCCAGCGGTAAGAAAAGCCCCTATTATATTGATGCTAGGGTAGTTACGTTAAGTCCTGAAGGCGCCTATTATGTTTCTTGTCTTATTCTTTCTATGCTTAAGGATATGCCTGGCATAAAGGCTATTGGCGGTCCGACAATTGGCGCTGATCCTATTGTAGGAGCAATTGCAGCAGTAAGTTTTCAAGAAGAGACACCTCTCAAGACCTTTATTATTCGTAAATCTAAAAAGGCCTATGGTAAGCGCAGGCAGATCGAAGGTCCAGATATCGAATCCGGAAGTTCTGTAGTTATTGTGGATGATGTTGCTACAACCGGTTCATCATTAGTAGAGTCAGTAAAGATTTTGCAAGATTCTTCGCTTATCGTTAAAGCAGCAATTGTAATTGTAGATAGAGAAGAAGGGGCAGGAGAAAATCTTGCGCAGTTTAATGTCCCTTTGAAGTCGCTTTTTAAAGGAAACGATTTTTTAAACCTCCA
This window of the Candidatus Omnitrophota bacterium genome carries:
- a CDS encoding DNA polymerase III subunit delta', encoding MAWLDVKGHKDVVGFLVNAHKNHRLGHCFLFLGPEGIGKRRLAGEFAKFLLCEAPTEFGACGKCRSCLQVTSDNHPDLHIISRGELGWIKIGDIRALQSQIHLSPFSGKHKIFIIDNAHMLTQDAANSLLKFMEEPPPGAISVLITSQIDSIPETLVSRCQRLYFSSLSSQEIEETLSETLPHDRGLINFIARFSEGRLGRAISLIKRKDIQSAKNRLLRNIIDNNLALDDFAVNLNRENLNMLIEFTLLFFRDILLLKAGLGKEFLVNFDEVDTLTSLASKMEMPEIKDALEDILKAQALSRTNVNCKILLRWLEVQLQKKLRFNYA
- a CDS encoding stage 0 sporulation family protein, producing MPDKVHVRIREFGPINCFKCSNLRLNGNEVVILEAERGVDYGRVIIDSSKHLGGKLEVPLRKIIRIATKSDLEHIKKNNAAIKGVIDTCLKKIEEHKLAMKLIEAEHSFDKGKLIFYFTSEGRVDFRELVKDLAKLFKTRIELRQIGVRDEAKMFGGYGCCGRELCCVRFLREFEPVSIKMAKEQHLPLNPPKISGLCGRLMCCLSYEHHTYREITKDLPREGERLNTPEGRGKVISVNPLTRKVIVEVEKGRCVELKYGCRHG
- the metG gene encoding methionine--tRNA ligase, coding for MDADMAKFYITTPIYYINAKPHLGHSYTNIAADCISRYKRQLGYDCFFLTGTDEHGQKVAEAAKFANKTPQEFADDTVTVFKDLWKTLLISCDDFIRTTQDRHRDCVKKILNTLHDNGDIYKASYNGWYCVPCETFWTDSQLVARYCPDCKRPIEKIQEQNYFFKLSKYQDWLLEFIKEHPDFICPRSRYNEVLKFLESEKLLDLCISRPKSRISWGIVFPFDEDMVTYVWFDALINYISALGFGRRDESKMKRFWPADIHLMAKDILRQHAIYWPIMLKALNLPLPKKVFAHGWWMVEAGDLSAEGVKMSKSRGNVVDPLDLVEQFGIDAYRYFLLREFPFGLDGRFSLRALIKRYNSDLANDLGNLVYRTLTMIEKYFKGKIPKADLEDFTLKNAKGLIEEIDKIDSKIDESMEGLAFTSALDAIWHLINGANKFIEEVKPWQLYKNKDLKDLAKFIVLLVQILKKVSFHIGPFMPNTSVSIIQQLGDSEVKKGEPLFPRIQT
- a CDS encoding TatD family hydrolase, giving the protein MQLIDTHCHLDFPQFNIDRDSVIERAKNSGITNIIDVGASIESSEAAIALSKQYDFIYAAVGVHPHEADRLKQGDWLLIEKLISQDKVIAVGEVGLDYYRNLSSPARQKDVFKRFILLANKFSLPLIVHCREAEEDVLSLLKDNLNTKAIMHCFSGNEAFLKRCLDLGLYVSFTCNATYKKSDNLRNVISLTPRDRFFLETDAPYLAPQTMRGKRNEPAYLKYLVAELASILKLDEETIADETTKNAKRFFNLERCQ
- the mtnA gene encoding S-methyl-5-thioribose-1-phosphate isomerase; its protein translation is MSVKTIQYLKGKIRIIDQRKLPAKLCYMDCADVKSLWWAIKRLAVRGAPAIGIAAGLGVYLGIKDSRAKDFKEFKSQLEKVTRYLAKSRPTAVNLFWALERMTSIAKKNSYQPIPVIKKLLKNEAFKILEEDRFICRKMARYGSGLIKNQDKVLTICNAGALATADYGTALGVFYEAKKERKRIKVYSLETRPLLQGARLTCWELQREGIDVTLICDNMAADLMRKKMIDKIFVGADRIARNGDTANKIGTYNLAVLARFHAIPFYVVAPKSTFDLKLKSAKFIPIEQRDKREVTHIRDRCIAPSRIKVYNPAFDVTPAELITAIVTEKGIIRHPLRKNITAKL
- a CDS encoding thiamine-phosphate kinase, which translates into the protein MKRLKDIGEFGLIERIRKRLRPCPGCIKGIGDDAAVLVSKREEFMLLTTDSLVEGVHFKKGDNPKAIGRKAISVSISDIAAMGGEPQYCTTSIGAPGDMSLNKIDNIFSGILQRAKEFKVAIVGGDTVRSKNLIINTALIGKVERKSLVTRDGARVNDIIFLSGRVGGSSCLKRHLNFRPHLEESRFLVKNFRINSMIDLSDGLFSDLCKLCKESNVGAVIYEELIPFNKDVNLTSALYEGEDFKLLFTVAPDMAKKVSAIYDYRFFPIGHIQDKRFGLKLVGKGPNREEVSLADKSFKHFR
- the tsaE gene encoding tRNA (adenosine(37)-N6)-threonylcarbamoyltransferase complex ATPase subunit type 1 TsaE gives rise to the protein MKIITTTSPRKTFDFGVFIAHQLNKGDIICLFGQLGSGKTVLIKGIASGLEIAKDIVSSPSFVLLKQYKGSMVLNHFDLFRLKKIEEILDLGFEEYVYSNDISVIEWAERLGDCLPQDFLGIKLTILGANKRRLSLFANGAHYKSLLKNLK
- the tsaB gene encoding tRNA (adenosine(37)-N6)-threonylcarbamoyltransferase complex dimerization subunit type 1 TsaB; this translates as MNILAIESSSQILSVALSCKGSLRCQFRSSRQFKSEHITGLIKKSLDESGLKICQLDYIAVGLGPGSFTGLRVGIATALGLAQGAGLEIIGIGSLDLIAANVSGVGNSDICAIVDARRDNLYAAIYQRPKHKKRLALRKKMDYSLLKSEELLKKINSPTIFVGDGLENFKEKLGKKKSRIASFASKNLWFPRASVLCNLALESLKNKRNINRDRNKLLPIYLYPKECQIRNAKEKK
- the alr gene encoding alanine racemase, giving the protein MQKKKNKQLPPLVWADIELSSIARNYSCLKRTIGRKGKIMAVVKADAYGHGLIPVSLCLSRLGADYLAVASLDEALSLRETGIKKAILVINTVADNQLQYLIKHDITATISSLRQAKILNGLAAAFNKNIKVHIEIDTGMGRCGIWYKHASKTVKDIVSLGRIDAEGIFTHFPCADSDISFTKKQITNFKNLLEELKAAGIYFKLIHTANSAGIVNFAPDYCNMVRPGLMLYGASWDKKLRKKLKLEPAMSFKTRIVFLKKVSKGRSISYGRTYIAKSPRIIATIAAGYADGYNRLLSERGEVLIRGKRARVIGRVCMDSTMVDVTSIKAAKVGDEVVLFGRKGKHLLAVEEIAYLCKTIPYEIFCSVSKRVRRFYRK